From the Microtus ochrogaster isolate Prairie Vole_2 unplaced genomic scaffold, MicOch1.0 UNK16, whole genome shotgun sequence genome, one window contains:
- the LOC101985951 gene encoding paired immunoglobulin-like type 2 receptor beta isoform X1 — protein MGRSCPHSVLHIQLRGWGHFYSDCLLNPDHPRDPPQDLFSLLMGLLVSLPGGILDMAWVLLLLLPAACLQAGNTAESNREKLYGFGQPTRISGVQGGSIEIPFFFYFPWELAKDPQMRIFWRWKHYHGEYIYNSSSGFIHEHFKDRLILNWTQPQTSGVLRILNLKEKDQTVYFCRVHLKTTNHMESFQSINGTQLTVTPAVRTITKSPSIITSAVTTAGLEDTEGHRNPSLVNLGATVGVVVATAVLITPVYVMMIFLWWKKRPAD, from the exons atggggaggTCCTGCCCCCACTCAGTCCTCCACATACAGCTCAGGGGATggggtcatttttattctgaTTGTCTTCTGAATCCTGACCACCCCAGGGACCCTCCACAGGACCTGTTCTCCCTCCTGATGGGTCTGCTGGTCTCACTTCCTGGAGGGATTCTGGACATGGCCTGggtcctgcttctgctgctgccagCAGCCTGCCTGCAAGCTG GGAACACAGCAGAATCCAACAGAGAAAAGCTTTATGGATTTGGTCAGCCAACACGCATCTCTGGTGTCCAGGGCGGCTCCATCGAGATCCCCttcttcttctatttcccctGGGAGTTGGCAAAGGATCCACAGATGAGGATTTTCTGGAGATGGAAGCACTACCATGGGGAATATATCTACAACTCTTCCTCGGGTTTCATCCATGAGCATTTCAAGGACCGGCTCATCCTGAACTGGACACAGCCTCAGACATCAGGAGTCCTCAGAATCCTGAACTTGAAGGAGAAGGACCAGACAGTGTACTTCTGCCGAGTTCATCTGAAAACAACAAATCACATGGAGAGTTTTCAGTCGATCAATGGGACCCAACTCACCGTCACTCCTG CAGTCAGAACCATCACGAAGAGCCCCTCCATCATCACCTCTGCAGTCACCACGGCTGGACTGGAGGACACAGAGGGCCATAGGAATCCTTCTCTTGTGAACCTGGGAGCCACGGTCGGGGTGGTGGTGGCCACGGCTGTGCTCATAACCCCCGTCTATGTGATGATGATCTTCCTCTGGTGGAAGAAAAG GCCAGCAGACTAA
- the LOC101985951 gene encoding paired immunoglobulin-like type 2 receptor beta isoform X2, translating into MGRSCPHSVLHIQLRGWGHFYSDCLLNPDHPRDPPQDLFSLLMGLLVSLPGGILDMAWVLLLLLPAACLQAGNTAESNREKLYGFGQPTRISGVQGGSIEIPFFFYFPWELAKDPQMRIFWRWKHYHGEYIYNSSSGFIHEHFKDRLILNWTQPQTSGVLRILNLKEKDQTVYFCRVHLKTTNHMESFQSINGTQLTVTPVRTITKSPSIITSAVTTAGLEDTEGHRNPSLVNLGATVGVVVATAVLITPVYVMMIFLWWKKR; encoded by the exons atggggaggTCCTGCCCCCACTCAGTCCTCCACATACAGCTCAGGGGATggggtcatttttattctgaTTGTCTTCTGAATCCTGACCACCCCAGGGACCCTCCACAGGACCTGTTCTCCCTCCTGATGGGTCTGCTGGTCTCACTTCCTGGAGGGATTCTGGACATGGCCTGggtcctgcttctgctgctgccagCAGCCTGCCTGCAAGCTG GGAACACAGCAGAATCCAACAGAGAAAAGCTTTATGGATTTGGTCAGCCAACACGCATCTCTGGTGTCCAGGGCGGCTCCATCGAGATCCCCttcttcttctatttcccctGGGAGTTGGCAAAGGATCCACAGATGAGGATTTTCTGGAGATGGAAGCACTACCATGGGGAATATATCTACAACTCTTCCTCGGGTTTCATCCATGAGCATTTCAAGGACCGGCTCATCCTGAACTGGACACAGCCTCAGACATCAGGAGTCCTCAGAATCCTGAACTTGAAGGAGAAGGACCAGACAGTGTACTTCTGCCGAGTTCATCTGAAAACAACAAATCACATGGAGAGTTTTCAGTCGATCAATGGGACCCAACTCACCGTCACTCCTG TCAGAACCATCACGAAGAGCCCCTCCATCATCACCTCTGCAGTCACCACGGCTGGACTGGAGGACACAGAGGGCCATAGGAATCCTTCTCTTGTGAACCTGGGAGCCACGGTCGGGGTGGTGGTGGCCACGGCTGTGCTCATAACCCCCGTCTATGTGATGATGATCTTCCTCTGGTGGAAGAAAAGGTGA